CTGATCCTGACCCTGATGGACGCCGCCAGCCTGGAAGAAACGGTGATTGCCGTGGAAGACAGCCTGCGCGAGGACTTCCAGGTGCCCTTTGTCAGCCTGATCCTGTTCAGCGACAACCCGATGCCCGTGGGTCGCTGGGTCACAGGTGGCGAAGCACAGACAGCCATCGGTGGCCTGCTGTCCGAAGGCAAGACTGTCAGCGGCACCTTGCGTGAACATGAACTGGACTTCCTGTTTGGTGCAGAGCAGCGCAAGCAGATCGGCTCTACCGCCGTCATCGCCGTCAGCCATCAAGGCTTGCACGGCGTGCTGGCCATCGCCAGCCGTGACCCTGCGCACTACAAAAGTTCGGTGGGCACGCTGTTCCTGACCTACATCGCCGAAGTGCTGGGCCGCGTCCTGCCGCGTCACACCACCACACTGCGCGCGGTGCGCTGACCATGGAGCGGCAACTGGACGCCTACTGCGCTCACCTGCGCAATGAGCGCCAAGTGTCGCCCCACACGCTGGAAGCTTATCGGCGGGACTTGAACAAGGTCCTGGCCTATTGCGAAAAACAGCACGTCAGCAGCTGGAAGGCCCTGGATATCCAGGCCCTGCGCAGCCTGATCGCCCGGTTGCACCAGCAAGGCCAGTCCTCGCGCAGCCTGTCTCGCCTGCTGTCGGCAGTGCGCGGCCTCTATCACTACCTCAATCGCGAAGGCCTGTGCGATCACGACCCGGCCAATGGCCTGTCCCCGCCCAAAGGCGAGCGGCGCCTGCCCAAGACCCTGGATACCGATCGTGCCTTGCAGCTGCTCGATGGTGCGGTAGAAGATGACTTCCTGGCCCATCGCGACCAGGCAATCCTTGAGCTGTTCTATTCTTCGGGCCTGCGCCTGTCGGAGCTGACAAGCCTGAACCTCGATCAGTTGGACCTCGCCGATGGCCTGATACAAGTGCTCGGCAAAGGCTGCAA
This genomic stretch from Pseudomonas synxantha BG33R harbors:
- a CDS encoding DUF484 family protein, whose translation is MTDKPQVPAHATPSESLEAAAVAAYLEANPDFFVEHEELLPALRIPHQRGDTVSLVERQMKILRERNIEMRHRLSHLMDVARDNDRLFDKTRRLILTLMDAASLEETVIAVEDSLREDFQVPFVSLILFSDNPMPVGRWVTGGEAQTAIGGLLSEGKTVSGTLREHELDFLFGAEQRKQIGSTAVIAVSHQGLHGVLAIASRDPAHYKSSVGTLFLTYIAEVLGRVLPRHTTTLRAVR
- the xerC gene encoding tyrosine recombinase XerC codes for the protein MERQLDAYCAHLRNERQVSPHTLEAYRRDLNKVLAYCEKQHVSSWKALDIQALRSLIARLHQQGQSSRSLSRLLSAVRGLYHYLNREGLCDHDPANGLSPPKGERRLPKTLDTDRALQLLDGAVEDDFLAHRDQAILELFYSSGLRLSELTSLNLDQLDLADGLIQVLGKGCKTRVLPVGRKAREALQLWLPLRLLTNPADDAVFVSQQGRRLGPRAIQLRVKAAGERELGQNLHPHMLRHSFASHLLESSQDLRAVQELLGHADIKTTQIYTHLDFQHLATVYDSAHPRAKRIKGSDS